From the genome of Besnoitia besnoiti strain Bb-Ger1 chromosome Unknown contig00055, whole genome shotgun sequence, one region includes:
- a CDS encoding uncharacterized protein (encoded by transcript BESB_064220): MIAVHHHPTGLLKTAKSVGFQYPTTLRLFHIGYVLGVIYGFLFSLILTARENYYSDASLISSIVLGVIISETGLFISFFWGVYTTSWTTGLDLEGLCLPDPSSLVLFMTIMLSALAEHS; encoded by the coding sequence atgattgcagtacaccaccaccccactggactgcttaagacagctaaaagtgttggatttcaatatcctactacattaagattattccacatcggttatgttctaggcgtaatatatggattcttgttctcactcatcttaacagcgagagaaaactactactcagatgctagtctaatcagtagcatcgtacttggagttatcatctctgagacaggattatttatcagctttttctggggagtatatactacgagttggactactggtttagatcttgaaggtctttgtttaccggatccaagttctcttgtgcttttcatgaccatcatgttaagtgcattagcagagcatagttaa